The window CCGGTAATCGCCTGCTGCTCGATGCAGCCACTCCCGAACTCGACTACCTGCAACAGCGCCAGGGCCACGATGGCGTGATCATCCTGGCCAACGCCGACGCCACCATCCTCTCCGTCGAAGGCGCTCGCGATCACATGCAGAGCAAAGGCCTGGCCGACATCGTCCAGGGCGCCTGCTGGAGTGAAGCTTCGCGCGGCACCAACGCCCTGGGCACCGCTCTGGTGGAAAAGCGCGCCACGCAGATCGACTGCGGCGAGCACTTCCTCGACCGCCTGAGCCGCTTCTCCTGTACCTCGGTGCCCATCGAAGGGCCGCAGGGCACGCTGCTCGGCGTGCTCGACATGACCCGCGAAGGCCCGCTCTCCGGCCCGCGGGAAAGCCTCTCGCTGCTCAGCCTTGCGGTGTTCCAGATCGAGGCGCGGCTGTTCGCCGTCAGCCATCCGGGGCAGGTGGTGATCGCCTTCCATTACCGTCGTCAGTACCTGGATTCGGCCTGGCAGGGCCTGCTGGCGCTGAGTCTGGACGGCAAGGTGCTCGCTGTCAGTGGCCAGGCCTGCCAACTGCTCGGCGCCACCCGCGAAAGTCTGGTCGGCCGGCGCAGCGAAGATCTCCTCGGCCTGCGTGGCGACCAGCTGCTGGGCCGGCTCTACCAGGGCGGCGTCGGCAGCCTGCAGACGCCCAAGGGCGAGCTGTTCTACAAGACCCTCCAGGCGCCGCTGCGCAGCCATGGTGTACCCGTCAGCAACCGCGCGCCGCGCCCGGCTGCGGGCCCGGAACTCGAAGCGCTCGCCGGTAACCACCCGCGCTACGCCCGCGCCCTGCGCATGGCGCGCCAGGGGCTGGTGAACGAGCTGCCCGTGCTGCTGCTTGGCGAAACCGGCAGCGGCAAGGAAGTGGTCGCCCGCGCCCTGCACCAGGCCAGCGCGCGCAGCGACAAACCCTTCGTCGCGGTGAACTGCGCGGCGATTCCCGAAGGCCTGATCGAGTCCGAACTGTTCGGCTACCGCGACGGCGCCTTCACCGGTTCGCGGCGCGGCGGCATGGTCGGGCGGCTGCAACAGGCCCATGGCGGCACGCTGTTCCTCGACGAGATCGGCGACATGCCGCTCGCCCTGCAAGCGCGCCTGTTGCGCGTGCTGCAGGAGCGCAAGGTGGCGCCGCTGGGCGCCGGCGAGGAACAGGACATCGACGTCGCGCTGATCTGCGCCACCCACCGCGACCTCAAGCGCCTGGTGGAAGAGAAACAGTTCCGCGAGGACCTCTACTACCGCGTCAATGGCATCAGCGTGAAGCTGCCGGCGCTGCGCGAGCGCGACGACCTCGCCGAACTGGCCGCCGGCCTGCTGAGCCGCCTCGGCGCGCCCAAGATGAAGTTGTCTTCCGACCTGCTGGCGCTGCTGCGCGAGTACCACTGGCCGGGCAACATCCGCCAGCTGGAGATGGTCCTGCGCACCGCGCTGGCCATGCGCGAGGAGGGCGAGGACGTGCTCGGCCTGGATCATCTGCCCGACAGCACCCTGGACGAACTCAGCGCCGGCGAGCGCCCGCAGAGCGGCAGCATCCGCGAGAACGAACTGGAGCTGATCCGCCAGGCGCTGGAACGCCACCAGGGCAACGTCTCCGCCGCCGCCGACGCGCTGGGCATCAGCCGCGCCACGCTGTACCGCAAGCTCAAGCAACTCAAGGTGGGCTGATGTTCTTCACCCGCCTGATCGAGAGCGACGACCCCCAGGCGCTCAAGGCGTCGCTGCGCTGGCTGTACGGCTTTGTGCGACCGCACCGGGCAGCGATTGCCGGCCTGCTCGGGTTGTCGTTCTGCGCATCCCTGCTGGTACTGGCACAGCCCTGGCTGACCAAGCTGCTGATCGACGACGGCCTGCTGGCGAAGGACTTCCCGGTGCTGGTGATGGTGGCCGGCGCGATGATCGTCGTCGGCCTCGTCGGTACGGCCTTGTCCGGCCTCAACCGTTACCTGCACACGCGGCTGTCCGGGCGCATCCTGTTCGCCCTGCGCGACGCGCTGTACCGCCACCTGCAAACCCTTTCGCCGAGCTTCTTCGGCCGCCGCCGCATCGGCGACCTGATGTCCCGGCTCGATGGCGATGTCGCCGAAATCCAGCGCTTCGCCGTGGACTCGCTGTTCTCCGCCGTCTCCAGCGTCATCGGCCTGGTCGGTGCGTTGGTATTGCTGCTCACCCTGTCGTGGAAGCTCTCGCTGCTGGTGGCGCTGCTGATCCCGCTGGACGTGCTCTGGCTGCGCTGGATGCGGCGCAAGGTGGAGCGCGAGGCGCGCGGCCTGCGCGAGCGCTCGGCGGACCTCTCGTCGTTCTTCGTCGAGACGCTGCCGGCGATGAAGTTCATCCAGTCCGCCGGCCAGCAGAACCGTGAAGCCGGGCGCCTGGAAGGGTTGGGGCAGGGCTACCTTGGTCAACTGCTGCGCCTGCAACTCACCGAGTTCTTCACCCAGGCGGTGCCCGGCACGCTGATGTCGCTGTCCCGCGCCTGTGCCTTCCTGGTCGGCGGCTACTGGGTGGTACAGGGGACCTGGCAACTGGGTTCGCTGATCGCCTTTTCCACCTACCTGGGCATGGCCATCGGGCCTGTGCAGAGCCTGCTAGGCCTGTACGTGGCCTTGCAGCGCATGACCGTCAGCCTCGGCCGGGTGATGGAGCTGCGCGGTGAGGAAGCCAGTATCGCTTCGCCGGTAGCGCCACGGCCGATGCCGTCGGTGGGCGAGCTGCGCCTGGAGAACCTGCACTATGCCTGGCCGGGCCGCGCGCAGCCGGTTCTGCAGAATGTGCAGGCGGTGATTCCCGCCGGTCTCAAGGTCGCGCTGAGCGGGCCGTCCGGGGTCGGCAAGAGCACGCTGATCGACCTGCTGCAACGCTTCTACGATCCCGACCAGGGCCGCATCCTGCTCGACGGCATCGACCTGCGCGAGCTCGACCTGCACGCCCTGCGCCGGCGCGTGGCGGTGGTCAGCCAGGACATCGTGCTGTTCCGTGGCAGTCTCGCCGACAACCTGGCCTACAGCGCCCCGGAATCCACTCGTGAGGCCATCGAGAAAGCCGCCCGCGCGGCGCAGCTCGACAGCCTGGTCGCCAGCCTGCCCGAGGGGTTCGACAGCCCGCTGGGCGAACGCGGCCAGCAGCTGTCCGGCGGGCAGAGGCAGCGCATCGCCATCGCCCGCGCGCTGTTGCAGGACCCGCTGATCCTGGTGCTCGACGAAGCCACCTCGCAGGTGGACGAAAGCACCGAGCGCGAGGTGATCGCCGCCATCGACCAACTGTTCGCCAGCCGTACGCGGCTGCTGATCAGCCACCGTACTTCGACGCTGGCCGCCGCCGACCTGCATCTGGAATTGCAGGATGGACAGATGCGCGTGCGTGAGGCCCAGCCGGTGCAGCGACATGAGGCCTGAGGTGCGCATCGGCGTGGTCGACAGTGGGCATGCTGACGGGCAGGCGAATTTCGTGGTCGGCGGGCGACGCTTCTGCCTGTCCAATGATGGGCTGGACGAACTGCCACTGACGCATGATCGCCTCGGCCATGGCAGCGCCGTCTGCGAGGCGATTCTTGCGCGGGCGCCCGAGGCGCGCCTGTGCGTCGCCCAGGTATTCGATGAACGTGGCGTGACCAGCCCGTTGCAGCTCGCCGCCGCGTTGCGCTGGCTGGGCGAGCAGGGCGTGCGGGTGATCAACCTGAGCCTTGGCGTGCGGCAGGACCGGCCGATCCTGCACGATGCCGTGGCCGACCTGGTGGCGGCGGGCGTGCTGGTCTGCGCGTCGAGCCCGGCGCGGGGCGAGCCGGTGTTTCCGGCGAGCTATCCGGGGGTGATCCGCGTGACCGGGGATGCGCGTTGCCGCGAGCGGGAGTGGTCCTGGCTGGACAGTTCGCAGGCGGATTTCGGCGCAGCGGTGAGCGTGGCCGGACGTTCGGGGGCCAGCCTGGGATGCGCGGCGTTCAGTGGGCACCTGGCGTCGATGCTGACGGAGCGACCGGAGCTGTCGAATCTGGAGCTGATCGAGCAGATGCGCGAGCGGGCTCCTTATCATGGCATCGAGCGGAAGGTGGGTTATGAGTAAAGGTCGAACGCCTTCCCGTCCAGGCATGACCGAAGCCCCCCTCCTGATCCTCGGCGCCGGTCCCGCCGGAGCGGCGGTTGCCCTGGGCCTGCGCCGCCTCGGCCATTCCGTCATCGTCATCAGCGAATGGCGCCGCTTCGCCGCCGTCGAAGGCGTGTCCCAGCGCGTGCTGGAGGGGCTGCGTAGCGCCGGACTGCACCACGCCCTGAGCTGCGCCGCGCCCCCATCGCAGCGTCGCGTGCACTGGAACGGCAACGAAAGCGCGCAGAACATCGAATGCATCCTCGACCGTCCGCGTTTCGACGCCGGCCTGCGCGAGGACCTGAAAGCAGCGGGCGTCGAGTTGATCGAAGCCCAGGCGCTGGCCGTCGAACCGGAGGATTCCGGCTGGCGCGTGAAACTCGAAGGGGGCCGGGAAGTGCAGGGCACCTTCCTCGTCGAAGCCCGTGGCCGCCAGGCGCCGCTGAACCAGAAGGGCCAAAAGGCCCGGCGCGGCCCGGAAACCCTGAGCCTGCTCAACCGCTGGCAGGGCGAACCCGGTCCGTTGGCCAGCGCGGTGGAAAGCCTGCCCGATGGCTGGGCCTGGATGGCGCGGCTGGAGGATGGCCGCTGTTACTGGCAAATGACCCTGGATGTGGCCAGCAGTCAATTGCCGCCGCGCGATCAATTGCTCGATTACTGCCGCGAACGCCGTGGCGCCTCGCAACGGGTGCGGGAATTTTTCGGTGCTGGCGAGGAGCGCGAACTGGACCTGCACGCCCGCAGCAGTACGGCGATCCTCTGCCTGGAAGCCTGTGGCGACAACTGGATTCGCGTGGGCGATGCGGCGATGGCGGTGGACCCGCTGTCGGGCAACGGCATCTTCCAGTCGCTGTCGTCTGCCCTGCAGGCGCCGGTGGTGATCAACACCCTGCTGCGCGCACCCGAGCGCGCGGAGTTGGCCAAACGCTTCCATCAGCAGCGGGTTGAGCAACTGTTCCTGCGCTTCGCCCGTGTCGGGCGTGATTTCTACGCCAGCGAAGAGCGCTGGGCCGACCAGCCCTTCTGGCAGGCTCGTCGCGCCTGGCCGGACGAGCAGCCCAGCCACGCGCCGGCGGATTTCGCCAGCCTGCGCATCGAGCGTGCGCCGGTGCTGCGCGGGGACTTCGTCGATGAGGCGGAGGTGGTGGTCAGCGCCGATCAGCCGTTGGGTATCTGGCACCTCGATGGGCTGGAGTTGGCGCCGTGGCTGCGGCGTCTTCGCGAGGAGCCCGAAGCCCGGGTGCTGGCGGACTTGCCGCCGGAGCGGCGCCGGGCGTTCCAGGGCTGGTTGCTGACGCAAGGGTATCGGTCGGGAGCGTAGGGCGTACAACCGTTCGCGGTTGTACGCCGATGCTTTCGTCAGCGTCGTGGTCGAGCTTTACGGTGGTTTCCAGGCCGATCTCGATGGGGCTGGCCAAGGCCAATCGGCGTATAACGCGGAGCGTTATACGCCCTACGGGAGCCACTCCGGCGCGGATCAGTCGTCCTTGCCCAGACTGGCCGCCGTCTGCCCGAACAGGATCTTCTTGCCTTCCTCGGTGACCGAGGGCCGCGACTGGAACGGCTGGCCCTTCTCGTAGGCCCGCACGGTGGCGGGGCGGGCGGCGATGGTTTCGAACCAGCGCTTCAAGTGCGGGAAGTCATCAAGGTTCTGCTGCTGGCGCTGCCATGGCACCACCCACGGATAGCTGGCCATGTCGGCGATGCTGTACTGCTCGCCGCCGAGGAAAGACACCTTCTTCAGCCGTCGGTCCAGCACGCCGTACAGGCGGTTGGTCTCGTTGATGTAGCGCTGCATGGCGTAGGGCAGCTTCTCCGGCGCGTACTGCACGAAGTGGTGGTTCTGCCCGGCCATCGGGCCGAGGCCGCCGACCTGCCAGAACAGCCATTCCAATACCGTCTTGCGCCCGCGCACGTCGCCGGGTAGGAATTGCCCGGTCTTTTCCGCGAGGTAGACGAGGATGGCGCCGGACTCGAACACCGTAATCGGCTCACCGCCGTCGGCGGGGGCGGTGTCGATGATCGCCGGCATGCGGTTGTTCGGCGAGAAGGCGAGGAATTCGGGCTTGAACTGGTCGCCGGCGCTGATATCGACCGGGTGGATGCGGTAGTCGAGGCCGGTTTCTTCGAGGAACAGGGTGATCTTGTGGCCGTTGGGAGTGGGCCAGTAATACAACTCGATCATGGAGCCTCCTTGAGTGGAACGCCCCGGCGAAGTGCCGGGGCGGACGACGCCCGCGCCGAGGAGAGCGGCGTAGGACGAAAGGCTGAGGATAAGCCTTTACGCCCAATCGATCCAAACGGCCGGCGGATGGAAGAGTCCGCACGACCGCAGGATGGGTGGAGCTGACGGGCGAAGGTGGCCTTACTTGCGGTCGATCCAGACGGTCTGCGGGTTGAGGAACTCGCGCAGGCCGAAGTGCGACAGCTCGCGACCGAAGCCGCTCTTCTTCACGCCGCCGATCGGTACGCGGGGGTCGGAGGCGGAGAAGCCGTTGATGAACACGCCACCGCTGACCAGGCGGCGAGCCATCTGCTGAGCCTTGGTCTTGTCGGCGGTCCAGATGGCGCCGGAGAGGCCGAACTCGCTGTCGTTGGCCAGCTCCAGGGCATGCTCGGCGTCGCGGGCGACGATCAGCGAAGCGACGGGGCCGAAGATTTCCTTCTTGAACGCGGTGTTGCCCGGTTTCACGTCGGCCAGCACGGTCGGCGCGTAGTAGTTGCCTTCGCCTTCGAGCTTGTGGCCGCCCAACAGGAGGGTGGCGCCGTCGGCGATGGCCTGTTGCACCTGGCCGTCCAGCTCGTCGCGCAGGTCGAAGCGGGCCATGGGGCCGACGAAGGTGTCGTCCGCCAGCGGGTCGCCGATCTTCAGTGCCTTGACCGCAGCCAGCAGCTTCTCGGTGAAGGCCGGGGCGATGGATTCTTCCAGGATCATGCGCTTGGCGGCGATGCACACCTGGCCGCAGTTGCCGAAACGGCTGGCGACGGCGGCTTTCACGGCGGCGTCCAGGTCGGCGTCGGCCAGCACGATGAAGGCGTCGGAACCGCCCAGCTCCAGCACGCACTTCTTCAGCGCGGCACCGGCCTGGGAGGCGATGGCGGCGCCCGCGCCCACGCTGCCGGTCACGGCGATGGAGGCGATGCGGTCATCGGCGATGGCCTTGGAAACCAGCGGCGGCTCGACGTTCAGCACTTCGAACACGCCCTCGGGCAGGCCGGCCTGCAGCCAGGCGTCGCGCAGCTGGTAGGCGCAGCCCATGACGTTCGGCGCGTGCTTGAGCACGTAGGTGTTGCCGCCCAGGATGATGCTCACCGCGCCACGCATGACCTGCCAGGTGGGGAAGTTCCACGGCATCACGGCCAGCACCGGGCCCAGCGGCAGGTAGGAGATGTACGCGCCTTCGATCGGGGTCTTCTCGTCTTCGAGCATGGCCGGGCCATGTTCGGCGTACCAGTCGCACAGGTTGGCGCACTTGTTGATCTCGCCACGGGCCTGGGTGACCGGCATGCCCATTTCCTGGGCTTCCATGCGGGCCATCGGCTCGACGTTGGCGCGCAGCACCTCGGCCATCTTGCGCAGCACGGCGACACGCTCGGCGATGCTGGTTTCACGCCACTGGCGGAAGGCGGCATCGGTGCGGGCCAGCGAGGCTTCCAGCTGGGCGGCGTCTTCGAAGGTGTAGCGGGCCAGTTCCTGCCCGGTGGCGGGGCTGCGGGAGATGGCAGCGGGGATGGCGGCGATCTGGTTCATGGTGAGTCCTGCTTGTTCTGTGAGGCCGCAAGGCCGGTCGTTCGTCCGGGCACTCTGGCGCCGGGATGGAGCAGAAATTAAGATGCGGATTCATTCATGTAAAATGAATAATCAAGAAAGACTCTTTCTCTCGGAGAGAATCATGGACCTCACCCAGCTGGAAATCGTCCGCGCCGTTGCCCAGGAGGGCAGCATCACCGCCGCCGCCGCCCGTCTGCATCGCGTGCCCTCGAACCTGACCACGCGGATCAAGCAACTGGAAGCCGAGCTGGGCACCGAGCTGTTCATCCGCGAGAAGCTGCGCCTGCGCCTGTCGCCGACCGGTCGCAGCTTCCTGGACTATGCCGAACGCATCCTCGCGCTGGTGGAAGAGGCCAGGCAGGTGGCGGTGGGCGCCGAGCCCCACGGCAGCTTTTCCCTGGGCTCGATGGAGAGCACAGCCGCCGTGCGCATCCCCGAGATGCTGGCGCGCTATCACCAGCATTGCCCGAAGGTGCAGCTGGACCTGTCCACCGGCCCGTCCGGCGAGATGATCGACGGTGTCCTCTCCGGCCGCTTCATCGCCGCCTTCGCCGACGGTCCGGCCAACCACCCGCAACTGGATGGCCAGCCGGTGTACCGCGAGGAGCTGGTGCTGATGAGCGCCAAGTCCCACCCGCCGGTGCACGACGCGCGGGACGTGGCGGGGGAGACGGTGTTCGCCTTCCGCGATACCTGCTCCTACCGCAAGCGCCTGGAAGGCTGGTTCGCCGAGCATCGGGTGGTGCCGGGCAAGATCGTCGAGATGGAGTCCTACCACGGCATGCTCGCCTGCATCGCGGCGGGCGGTGGGGTGGCGATCATCCCGCGGGCGATGTTCGACAGCCTTGCCGGGGGGCGCAACGTGACCATTCATCGCCTGGCGCCGCACCACGCCAACGCCACCACCTGGCTGTTCTGGCGGCGCGGTACCGATACGCCGGCGCTGCGTGCTTTTATCGGACTACTGGACGAAACCCGGCCCGAGGCTGAAGTGGCCTGAGGACGGGCTTTTCCGGGCGCTGTTTCAGCGGCGCTACGTATCAGCGCGGAGACAGTCGCGAAATACTCGCAATTGCCTCTTGCAGAGCCATCGCGCTGCGCTAACGTGTGTTTCTCTGTCCGTCGTGCGAAGGCGGCAAACGCTCTTCGCGGCAGGGCGCTTTCCTCCCGTTGGGCCATCGCCCGGAGCGCATGATGGACACTCGCAGCAAGAGCCGCCGTGCCAACTCATTCCAGATCGGTGCCATGGGCGCGGGGCTGGTCTGCCTCGCGCTGTTGCTGGCCTGCCTGCTGGTCAGGCTGTGGCCGCAGCTCTATCCGAATTTCCCGCCACCGGGCTCGGTGGGCGACCCCGGTGTGCAGTGCCTGGCCGGCTGGTGTCCGGGGCCGGACGCGCGGCTGCTGGCGATGGTCATGGTGGCCGGCGGGCTGGGCAGCTTCGTGCACCTCGCCAAGTCCTTCGGCGACTTCGTCGGCAACGAGCGCTTCATGGTCAGCTGGATCTGGTGGTACGTGCTCAAGCCCTTCATCGGCATGATCCTCGCGGTGATCCTCTACCTGTTCATTCGTGGCGCCTTTTTCACCGTCAGCACTACCGGCGAGGCGAGTAGCGTCAACCTGCATGTGGTGATCGGTATCGCCTGCCTGGCCGGCATGGTCTCCAAGCAGGCCACCGACAAGCTTGCGGAGGTTTTCGACGCCCTGTTCCGCACTCGCTCAGTGGCGGGCGACATCAGGCGCAAGGACGAGCTGGAAAACCCCGTCGCCTGCATCGGCGATGCCCAACCGCCGGTCGCCGGCACTCGCGCCACCTACATCTGCCTGCGCGGCATGGGGTTCGCCCGTGGCGCGCGGGTGCAGGTAAACGGCGAGGACCGCGAGACGATGATCTCCGACAGCACCCGCCTGGCCTTCCAGCTATTGCCTGACGATGTGGTCGAGGCGGGGACACTGGCCGTGGTGGTGGTCAACCCGCCTCCCGGCGGCGGGCCTTCGACGCCGTTGTTGCTGCCGGTCGGCGAGCCGGTAACCGCGATCGATGCTCCTACCGTGGTAGCCCTGAGGGCGCCCATCGAGGAGGAAATGGCGGCGTACGATCACCGGTAGTGCGAATGCCAGCCTGTAGTAGCGAGCTAGCGGAAAAGAAAAAGCCCCGCAGGTGCGGGGCTTTTTCGTGGGAGTCGCCAGGTCAGACGTGGCTGTTTTCCGCCTCGCGTACCTGTCGTTTATGACCCGGAACGTGGTGGTCATCGTGATCGTCGTTGATCAGCGGGACCTCCTTGCCGTCGCAGTCGAACAGCTTGCCGTTCTGGAAGTAGTCACCCTCGTTCAGCGCAGCGATGTCGCGGTAGCGCAGGGTGCGCTCCTCGGCGGCGACGAACACCGACTGCTGGTCCGAGTTGCCGGTCTTGAGGTGGTTGAACAGCAGGTTCAGGACGATGGCCATGATGGCGGCAGAGCTGATGCCCGAGTGGAAGATGGTGGCGAACCAGCTCGGGAAGTGCTCGTAGAAGCTCGGCGCTGCGATCGGGATCATGCCGAAGCCGATGGAGGTGGCGACGATGATCAGGTTCATGTTGTTGCGGTAGTCCACGCTCGACAGGGTACGGATACCGCTGGCCGCCACGGTGCCGAACAGCACGATGCCGGCGCCGCCGAGGACCGGAGTGGGCACGGCGGCGATCACGCGGCCCATCACCGGCAGCAGGCCGAGGGCGACCAGGATCAGGCCGCCGGTGGCCACCACGTAACGGCTCTTCACGCCGGTCACGGCCACCAGGCCGACGTTCTGGGCGAAGGCGCTCTGGGTGAAGGAACCGAAGATCGGTGCGATGACGCTGGAGGCCATGTCCGCGCGCAGGCCATTGCCCAGGCGCTTGGAGTCGACCTTGGTGCCGATGATCTCACCGACGGCGAGGATGTCCGCCGAGGTTTCCACCAGGGTCACCATGATCACGATCAGCATCGAGATGATGGCGGCGATGTGGAAGGTCGGCATGCCGAAGTGGAAGATCGACGGAATCGCCACCATCGAGCCTTCGGTCACGCGGGAGAAGTCGGTCATGCCCAGGGCGGCGGCGATCACGGTGCCGATCACCATGGCCAGCAGGATCGACAGGCGCGAGATCGAGGCGCTGCCCAGCTTGCTCAGCAGCAGGACGATCACCAGGGTCATGGCCGCCAGGCCGATGTTGGCCATGCTGCCGAATTCCGGAGCCTTGGGGTTGCCGCCCATGGCCCAGCGCGCCGCAACCGGCATCAGCGTCAGGCCGATGGTGGTGATCACGATGCCGGTGACCAGCGGCGGGAAGAACCGGGTGATGCGTGAGAACACCGGGGTGATCAGGAAGCCGATGAACGACGCCGCCATTACCGCCCCGAGCACGGCGGGCAGGCCGCCGCCCTCATAGCCACCGGAGAGGATGGCGATCATGGTGGCCACACCGGAGAAGGACACGCCTTGCACCAGCGGCAACTGGCAACCGAAGAAGGGCAGGCCAAGGGTTTGCAGGAGGGTGGCCAGGCCACCGGCGAAGAGTGAGGCGGCAATCAGCATGCCGACCTCACTGGGTGAGAGCCCGGCCGCCTGGCCGAGGATCAGG of the Pseudomonas sp. PSE14 genome contains:
- a CDS encoding glutathione binding-like protein yields the protein MIELYYWPTPNGHKITLFLEETGLDYRIHPVDISAGDQFKPEFLAFSPNNRMPAIIDTAPADGGEPITVFESGAILVYLAEKTGQFLPGDVRGRKTVLEWLFWQVGGLGPMAGQNHHFVQYAPEKLPYAMQRYINETNRLYGVLDRRLKKVSFLGGEQYSIADMASYPWVVPWQRQQQNLDDFPHLKRWFETIAARPATVRAYEKGQPFQSRPSVTEEGKKILFGQTAASLGKDD
- a CDS encoding LysR family transcriptional regulator — translated: MDLTQLEIVRAVAQEGSITAAAARLHRVPSNLTTRIKQLEAELGTELFIREKLRLRLSPTGRSFLDYAERILALVEEARQVAVGAEPHGSFSLGSMESTAAVRIPEMLARYHQHCPKVQLDLSTGPSGEMIDGVLSGRFIAAFADGPANHPQLDGQPVYREELVLMSAKSHPPVHDARDVAGETVFAFRDTCSYRKRLEGWFAEHRVVPGKIVEMESYHGMLACIAAGGGVAIIPRAMFDSLAGGRNVTIHRLAPHHANATTWLFWRRGTDTPALRAFIGLLDETRPEAEVA
- a CDS encoding NAD-dependent succinate-semialdehyde dehydrogenase; this translates as MNQIAAIPAAISRSPATGQELARYTFEDAAQLEASLARTDAAFRQWRETSIAERVAVLRKMAEVLRANVEPMARMEAQEMGMPVTQARGEINKCANLCDWYAEHGPAMLEDEKTPIEGAYISYLPLGPVLAVMPWNFPTWQVMRGAVSIILGGNTYVLKHAPNVMGCAYQLRDAWLQAGLPEGVFEVLNVEPPLVSKAIADDRIASIAVTGSVGAGAAIASQAGAALKKCVLELGGSDAFIVLADADLDAAVKAAVASRFGNCGQVCIAAKRMILEESIAPAFTEKLLAAVKALKIGDPLADDTFVGPMARFDLRDELDGQVQQAIADGATLLLGGHKLEGEGNYYAPTVLADVKPGNTAFKKEIFGPVASLIVARDAEHALELANDSEFGLSGAIWTADKTKAQQMARRLVSGGVFINGFSASDPRVPIGGVKKSGFGRELSHFGLREFLNPQTVWIDRK
- a CDS encoding nucleobase:cation symporter-2 family protein — its product is MNDRSAVASAGARPEDENLGVGANLAYGLQHVLTMYGGIVAVPLILGQAAGLSPSEVGMLIAASLFAGGLATLLQTLGLPFFGCQLPLVQGVSFSGVATMIAILSGGYEGGGLPAVLGAVMAASFIGFLITPVFSRITRFFPPLVTGIVITTIGLTLMPVAARWAMGGNPKAPEFGSMANIGLAAMTLVIVLLLSKLGSASISRLSILLAMVIGTVIAAALGMTDFSRVTEGSMVAIPSIFHFGMPTFHIAAIISMLIVIMVTLVETSADILAVGEIIGTKVDSKRLGNGLRADMASSVIAPIFGSFTQSAFAQNVGLVAVTGVKSRYVVATGGLILVALGLLPVMGRVIAAVPTPVLGGAGIVLFGTVAASGIRTLSSVDYRNNMNLIIVATSIGFGMIPIAAPSFYEHFPSWFATIFHSGISSAAIMAIVLNLLFNHLKTGNSDQQSVFVAAEERTLRYRDIAALNEGDYFQNGKLFDCDGKEVPLINDDHDDHHVPGHKRQVREAENSHV
- a CDS encoding lycopene cyclase family protein, which encodes MTEAPLLILGAGPAGAAVALGLRRLGHSVIVISEWRRFAAVEGVSQRVLEGLRSAGLHHALSCAAPPSQRRVHWNGNESAQNIECILDRPRFDAGLREDLKAAGVELIEAQALAVEPEDSGWRVKLEGGREVQGTFLVEARGRQAPLNQKGQKARRGPETLSLLNRWQGEPGPLASAVESLPDGWAWMARLEDGRCYWQMTLDVASSQLPPRDQLLDYCRERRGASQRVREFFGAGEERELDLHARSSTAILCLEACGDNWIRVGDAAMAVDPLSGNGIFQSLSSALQAPVVINTLLRAPERAELAKRFHQQRVEQLFLRFARVGRDFYASEERWADQPFWQARRAWPDEQPSHAPADFASLRIERAPVLRGDFVDEAEVVVSADQPLGIWHLDGLELAPWLRRLREEPEARVLADLPPERRRAFQGWLLTQGYRSGA
- a CDS encoding ABC transporter ATP-binding protein, with the translated sequence MFFTRLIESDDPQALKASLRWLYGFVRPHRAAIAGLLGLSFCASLLVLAQPWLTKLLIDDGLLAKDFPVLVMVAGAMIVVGLVGTALSGLNRYLHTRLSGRILFALRDALYRHLQTLSPSFFGRRRIGDLMSRLDGDVAEIQRFAVDSLFSAVSSVIGLVGALVLLLTLSWKLSLLVALLIPLDVLWLRWMRRKVEREARGLRERSADLSSFFVETLPAMKFIQSAGQQNREAGRLEGLGQGYLGQLLRLQLTEFFTQAVPGTLMSLSRACAFLVGGYWVVQGTWQLGSLIAFSTYLGMAIGPVQSLLGLYVALQRMTVSLGRVMELRGEEASIASPVAPRPMPSVGELRLENLHYAWPGRAQPVLQNVQAVIPAGLKVALSGPSGVGKSTLIDLLQRFYDPDQGRILLDGIDLRELDLHALRRRVAVVSQDIVLFRGSLADNLAYSAPESTREAIEKAARAAQLDSLVASLPEGFDSPLGERGQQLSGGQRQRIAIARALLQDPLILVLDEATSQVDESTEREVIAAIDQLFASRTRLLISHRTSTLAAADLHLELQDGQMRVREAQPVQRHEA
- a CDS encoding S8 family serine peptidase → MRPEVRIGVVDSGHADGQANFVVGGRRFCLSNDGLDELPLTHDRLGHGSAVCEAILARAPEARLCVAQVFDERGVTSPLQLAAALRWLGEQGVRVINLSLGVRQDRPILHDAVADLVAAGVLVCASSPARGEPVFPASYPGVIRVTGDARCREREWSWLDSSQADFGAAVSVAGRSGASLGCAAFSGHLASMLTERPELSNLELIEQMRERAPYHGIERKVGYE
- a CDS encoding sigma-54-dependent Fis family transcriptional regulator, giving the protein MTTRTISSDLLREAHLARERLQQEGEVPSGVLREEIDASWRRSLGHGLDCASGTEHGLDTRVKPDVLLAGNRLLLDAATPELDYLQQRQGHDGVIILANADATILSVEGARDHMQSKGLADIVQGACWSEASRGTNALGTALVEKRATQIDCGEHFLDRLSRFSCTSVPIEGPQGTLLGVLDMTREGPLSGPRESLSLLSLAVFQIEARLFAVSHPGQVVIAFHYRRQYLDSAWQGLLALSLDGKVLAVSGQACQLLGATRESLVGRRSEDLLGLRGDQLLGRLYQGGVGSLQTPKGELFYKTLQAPLRSHGVPVSNRAPRPAAGPELEALAGNHPRYARALRMARQGLVNELPVLLLGETGSGKEVVARALHQASARSDKPFVAVNCAAIPEGLIESELFGYRDGAFTGSRRGGMVGRLQQAHGGTLFLDEIGDMPLALQARLLRVLQERKVAPLGAGEEQDIDVALICATHRDLKRLVEEKQFREDLYYRVNGISVKLPALRERDDLAELAAGLLSRLGAPKMKLSSDLLALLREYHWPGNIRQLEMVLRTALAMREEGEDVLGLDHLPDSTLDELSAGERPQSGSIRENELELIRQALERHQGNVSAAADALGISRATLYRKLKQLKVG